One genomic window of Indicator indicator isolate 239-I01 chromosome 11, UM_Iind_1.1, whole genome shotgun sequence includes the following:
- the KIAA1143 gene encoding uncharacterized protein KIAA1143 homolog isoform X2, with translation MSKRNQVSYVRPAEPAFLSRFKRQVGYREGPTVETKREQLPPADDDSENGSDNEDEQPQVVTLKKGDLTAEEAMKIKQQIKEASKSDKSEPEPADGKIMFRKPAKRVSEKSLDFNVSSSKKMKEAKKTKREATTSQSTAKQIKNSSLLSFDDEENDD, from the exons ATGAGCAAAAGGAACCAGGTTTCCTATGTGCGGCCGGCCGAGCCCGCCTTTCTCAGCCGCTTCAAGCGGCAGGTCGGGTATCGGGAGGGGCCCACGGTGGAAACCAAG AGAGAGCAGCTTCCACCTGCAGATGATGACAGTGAGAACGGCAGTGACAACGAAGATGAGCAGCCTCAAGTGGTAACACTGAAAAAAGGGGACTTGACTGctgaagaagcaatgaaaattAAGCAGCAAATCAAAGAGGCCTCAAAGTCAGACAAATCAG AACCAGAGCCTGCTGATGGAAAAATTATGTTCAGGAAGCCAGCCAAACGGGTATCAGAGAAGTCTTTGGACTTCAATGTAAGTTCAAGTAAGAAGATGAAAGAGGCAAAGAAAACTAAGAGAGAGGCAACTACTTCTCAGAGTACAGctaagcaaataaaaaatagtAGTCTTCTCTCATTTGATGATGAGGAAAATGATGATTAG
- the KIAA1143 gene encoding uncharacterized protein KIAA1143 homolog isoform X1: MSKRNQVSYVRPAEPAFLSRFKRQVGYREGPTVETKREQLPPADDDSENGSDNEDEQPQVVTLKKGDLTAEEAMKIKQQIKEASKSDKSGAEPEPEPADGKIMFRKPAKRVSEKSLDFNVSSSKKMKEAKKTKREATTSQSTAKQIKNSSLLSFDDEENDD; encoded by the exons ATGAGCAAAAGGAACCAGGTTTCCTATGTGCGGCCGGCCGAGCCCGCCTTTCTCAGCCGCTTCAAGCGGCAGGTCGGGTATCGGGAGGGGCCCACGGTGGAAACCAAG AGAGAGCAGCTTCCACCTGCAGATGATGACAGTGAGAACGGCAGTGACAACGAAGATGAGCAGCCTCAAGTGGTAACACTGAAAAAAGGGGACTTGACTGctgaagaagcaatgaaaattAAGCAGCAAATCAAAGAGGCCTCAAAGTCAGACAAATCAG GTGCTGAACCAGAACCAGAGCCTGCTGATGGAAAAATTATGTTCAGGAAGCCAGCCAAACGGGTATCAGAGAAGTCTTTGGACTTCAATGTAAGTTCAAGTAAGAAGATGAAAGAGGCAAAGAAAACTAAGAGAGAGGCAACTACTTCTCAGAGTACAGctaagcaaataaaaaatagtAGTCTTCTCTCATTTGATGATGAGGAAAATGATGATTAG